The genomic DNA GGTCGCGGTGCTCGGGTGCGCCGCGGTGCTGGGCCTCGTGGCGCGCTACGCCGCCGAGCTGCCGCCGGTCGAATCGCTGCGCGACTACAACCCGAGCCTGGTCACGCGCGTGCTCGGCGCCGACGGCTCGGTGATCGGCGAGTTCTTCGTCGAGCGGCGGGTGATCATCCCGCTCGCGAGCATCCCGAAGCAGCTCCAGGACGCGTTCATCGCCGCGGAGGACGCCTCCTTCTTCGCCCACCACGGGTTGGACCTCAAGGCGGTGGCGCGCGCCATGGTCCGCAACGTGCTCGCCGGCGGCGTCGTCCAGGGGGGCAGCACGATCACGCAGCAGGTGGCGCGCAACATGTTCCTCTCGTCGGAGCGGCGGCTCGCGCGCAAGATCAAGGAGGCGATCCTCGCCTGGCGCATCGAGAAGCACTTCACGAAGGAGGACATCCTCGGCCTCTATCTCAACCACATCTACCTCGGCCAGGGCGCCTACGGGGTCCAGGCCGCTGCGCTGACGTACTTCGGCCGGCCGGTGGGCCAGCTCAACGCCCTCGAGTGCGCCGTGCTCGCCGGGCTGCCGAAGGCGCCGAACACCTACTCGCCGGCCCAGCACCCGGACCGGGCGCTCAAGCGCGCGGGGTACGTGCTCTCGCGCATGGTGGACACGGGGGTGCTGACGCGGGCGCAGGCGCAGGCCGCGGCCGCGCTGCCGCTGCGCCTGCAGAAGGCGCGCGCCGCGCAGCGGGGGGCCTTCTTCCTCGAGTACGTGCGCCGGACGCTCGAGAGGACCTACGGCGTGGAGGCCGTGCACCGCGGCGGCCTCGAGGTGCGCACGACGCTCGACCCGCGGCTGCAGGCGGCGGCCGAGACGGCCGTGCGCGAGGGGCTGCGGGAGATCGACAAGCGTCGCGGCTGGCGCGGGCCGCTGCGGCGGCTGGGCACGGGCGACGCGGCGAAGATCGAGGCGCTCATCGCCGAGCTCGACACCTGGCCGGTCGCGCCGGCCGCGGGCGACATCGTGCCGGCCGTGGTCCGCGAGGTGGGCGCGCGCGCGGCGACCGTGCGCGTCGGTCCCGGCGAGGGCGTGCTGCCCCTCGAGCAGATGCGCTGGGTGTTCGGCCAGGGGCGGGAGGACCGCCTGGAGTCGCCGCGGCAGGTGCTGCGCGCCGGCGACCTGCTGCTGGTGCGCGTGCTCGCCCCCGGCGCCGGCGCGGCGCCGGCGCGCGTGGCGCTCGAGCAGGATCCCGAGGTCGAGGGGTCGCTGCTCTGCCAGGACGTGCGCACGGGGGCGGTGCTCGCGATGGTCGGGGGCTTCGACTTCGGGCGCAACCAGTACAACCGCGCGCTGCAGGCGCGGCGCCAGCCCGGCTCCGCGTTCAAGCCCTTCATCTACGCGGCGGCGCTCGAGAGCGGCAGCTGGACGCCGGCGAGCATCATCGACGACTCGCCGATCGAGTTCGAGAACACCGACGAGGCGGCGAAGGTGAAGGTCTGGCGCCCGTCGAACTTCGAGGACAAGTTCTTCGGGCCGACGCGGCTGCGCGTGGCGCTGAACCACTCGCGCAACGTCGTCACCATCAAGCTGCTCCAGGCCGTCGGCGTGCAGAAGGTCATTGCGGTCGCGCAGCGCATGGGGGTCGCCTCGCCGCTGGCGCCCGACCTGACGCTCGCGCTCGGGTCCTCCTCGGTGACGCTCCAGGAGCTGACCACGGCCTACGGGGCGATCGCCGACGACGGGGTGCGCCACGAGCCGCTGACGATCCTCTCGGTCCGCGACCGCACCGGGCGGGTCCTCGAGGAGAACGCGCCGACCTCCGCGGAGGTGCTCGGGCGCGACACCGCCGCCGTGCTCACGAACATGCTGCAGACCGTCGTCTCCGACGGCACGGGCTGGAAGGTCAAGGAGCTGGGGCGGCCGGTGGCCGGCAAGACGGGGACGACGAACGACTACGTCGACGCCTGGTTCATGGGCTTCACGCCGGACATCGTCACCGGCGTCTGGGTCGGGCTCGACCGGCGCGAGAGCCTCGGCTGGCACGAGACGGGCTCGCGCGCCGCGATCCCGATCTGGCTGTCCTTCATGACGGAGGCCGTCGCGGGGCGCCCGGTCACGGTCTTCCCGGTGCCGCCGGGCGTGGTCTTCGCGAAGATCGACCCGGACCGGGGCGTGCTCGCGCCGCCGGAGAGCCCGGACGCGGTCGTCGAGGTCTTCCGGGAGGGCACGGTGCCGACGGCGGTCGCGCCGCGCCGGCCGTCGCGGGAGGGCGACTTCTACCGCTTCGACCTGTAAAATCGGGGCGCAACCAAGGAGGGCAGCGACATGTTCGTCGGTCTGAGGATGTCCCGCAACGTCCCGGTCTGCGCCCCGGACGACGGCCTCGACAAGGCCATCCAGGTGATGCGCGAGAAGAAGGTGCGGCAGCTGATCGTGGCCGAGGGCGAGAAGGTCGTCGGCGTGCTCTCGCGGATCGACCTGCAGCACGTGTTGCCGTCGGTCGGCACGACGCTCTCCGTCAACGAAATGAACTTCCAGCTCTCGAAGTTCAAGGTGCGGGACTACATGACGCGCAAGGTCGTGACGGTGGGGCCGGACACGACGATCGAGGAGGCGGCGCGCCTGATGCACGACCGCGACGTCTCGGGCCTGCCCGTGGTCAAGGGCGAGCGGCTGGTGGGGATCATCAACCGCACGATGATGCTCGAGGTCTTCATCGAGGAGATGGGCTTGCAGGTGACCAGCTCGCGCATCACGCTGGAGCTGGACGACACGCCGGGGCAGATCCTGAATGTGACGCAGATCCTCAAGGAGCGCGGGCTGAACATCGTGAGCATCGCGACGTTCTTTCACGGGCCGACCGACAAGCGGCTGGTGGTGTTCCGCGTGAAGACGGAGGACGCCAAGCCGGTGGAGGAGGCGCTGCGCGGCGCCGGCTACAAGATCGTCACCGCGGCCGACTTCGGGCTGTAGTCAGTGCCCGCGGGGGCGGGGCGGTGCCGTGCGGCCGCTTCGTTGCGCGCTCGACCTGGGCCAGTCCGGCCCTGCGCTCGAAACGCATAACTCGCCCCTGCGGGGCTCAGACAATGCGTTTCGCCCTTCGGGACGCTCCGGTCCGGCCGCCCAGGTTCCCTCGCGCTCCACCATGCGTCCGCCCGTCACCGCCCCGCCCCCGCTCAAGCCCGAGCCGACCCGGTGAACAGGGCCACGGCCCGGGGGCGCCTGTGAGCGGCCATAATGCGCCGGCCGCCTGCTGTGGCGGCTGAGTGTGGCCGGCGCATTGGCAGTCGAGCAGCCGGTGAGGGCAATCGCGTACTGTGGGCGCCAGGGCGAGACGGAAGGGAACAGGCGCCCCCGGGTCTTGGCCCGGCCTC from bacterium includes the following:
- a CDS encoding PBP1A family penicillin-binding protein, whose protein sequence is VAVLGCAAVLGLVARYAAELPPVESLRDYNPSLVTRVLGADGSVIGEFFVERRVIIPLASIPKQLQDAFIAAEDASFFAHHGLDLKAVARAMVRNVLAGGVVQGGSTITQQVARNMFLSSERRLARKIKEAILAWRIEKHFTKEDILGLYLNHIYLGQGAYGVQAAALTYFGRPVGQLNALECAVLAGLPKAPNTYSPAQHPDRALKRAGYVLSRMVDTGVLTRAQAQAAAALPLRLQKARAAQRGAFFLEYVRRTLERTYGVEAVHRGGLEVRTTLDPRLQAAAETAVREGLREIDKRRGWRGPLRRLGTGDAAKIEALIAELDTWPVAPAAGDIVPAVVREVGARAATVRVGPGEGVLPLEQMRWVFGQGREDRLESPRQVLRAGDLLLVRVLAPGAGAAPARVALEQDPEVEGSLLCQDVRTGAVLAMVGGFDFGRNQYNRALQARRQPGSAFKPFIYAAALESGSWTPASIIDDSPIEFENTDEAAKVKVWRPSNFEDKFFGPTRLRVALNHSRNVVTIKLLQAVGVQKVIAVAQRMGVASPLAPDLTLALGSSSVTLQELTTAYGAIADDGVRHEPLTILSVRDRTGRVLEENAPTSAEVLGRDTAAVLTNMLQTVVSDGTGWKVKELGRPVAGKTGTTNDYVDAWFMGFTPDIVTGVWVGLDRRESLGWHETGSRAAIPIWLSFMTEAVAGRPVTVFPVPPGVVFAKIDPDRGVLAPPESPDAVVEVFREGTVPTAVAPRRPSREGDFYRFDL
- a CDS encoding CBS and ACT domain-containing protein — translated: MFVGLRMSRNVPVCAPDDGLDKAIQVMREKKVRQLIVAEGEKVVGVLSRIDLQHVLPSVGTTLSVNEMNFQLSKFKVRDYMTRKVVTVGPDTTIEEAARLMHDRDVSGLPVVKGERLVGIINRTMMLEVFIEEMGLQVTSSRITLELDDTPGQILNVTQILKERGLNIVSIATFFHGPTDKRLVVFRVKTEDAKPVEEALRGAGYKIVTAADFGL